In a genomic window of Telopea speciosissima isolate NSW1024214 ecotype Mountain lineage chromosome 5, Tspe_v1, whole genome shotgun sequence:
- the LOC122662255 gene encoding BEL1-like homeodomain protein 4: MEIVTPPPLFPTHSSNNNNRELASGSPNCVNSMSQSFHQGIFNFSNGFDRSTSAQHQPQHIAQQSRRDKLRVQGFEQPPPPPLVGIEEEESGDLPGYETGGMLSEMFNFPSGSAVVAADLLDNQISSTYHLSRPSPAASATANDWYGHRQINSNDRDSSSIPSQQHHHHHQISSINADSAAAMQLFLMNPQPRSPSPPPPPPPPPQPTSSSTPLHLLLPNPSTTTPHVQGFQSSAAAFGNTSIPNLQFTWVPGSSSGDNQNKLGGGLVDSQGLSLSLSSSLQQFEAAKAEELRMGEGGMLYFGNTGSTAAAAASYQSMKNLRNHHHQEPLHLQVQNQTHNGQVHVGFGSSSIGVVNVLRNSKYSKPANELLEEFCSVGRGQFKNKRLSTTSNPNPNQGNTSGAGAGAGASPSSSKDIPPLSSADRIEFQRRKVKLISMVDEVDRRYNHYCEQMQMVVNSFDSVMGFGAATPYTVLAQKAMSRHFRCLKDAIAAQLKHTCELLGEKDGVGASGVTKGETPRLKKLEQSLRQQRAFHQMGMMEQEAWRPQRGLPERSVNILRAWLFEHFLHPYPSDADKHLLARQTGLSRNQVSNWFINARVRLWKPMVEDMYQQEAKEEAEEERDIKRERNQQGQSSSSTQTPTVTAAMSLPTTTAGAAGAAMTTSSSTTTSTNAAGKRSEINALRVDNDPSLDAINRQCFSENYANQSYSSTTTSLPTMAATTTTNSNSIAAHHEDLSTMALPQRFSATHLRDDTCRTRGGILAPSTTNYGTTTATLIRFGTTPTTTTTTTGDVSLTLGLRHAGNLPEQNRYSVRDFGGC, translated from the exons ATGGAAATAGTGACACCACCACCACTTTTTCCGACTCACTcctctaataataataatagagagTTAGCCTCAGGCAGTCCTAATTGTGTGAATTCTATGTCCCAAAGCTTCCACCAAGGGATCTTCAACTTCTCTAATGGATTTGATAGATCGACTTCGGCACAACACCAACCACAACATATCGCACAGCAAAGCCGGAGAGACAAGTTAAGGGTGCAAGGGTTTGAAcaaccaccaccgccgccattGGTGGGTATTGAAGAGGAAGAATCCGGTGATCTTCCCGGTTACGAAACTGGTGGGATGTTGTCAGAGATGTTCAATTTTCCATCAGGTTCGGCGGTGGTGGCCGCCGACCTTTTGGATAATCAGATCTCTTCAACTTACCATCTGTCACGGCCGTCACCGGCGGCATCAGCAACAGCTAACGATTGGTACGGTCACAGACAAATAAACAGCAACGACCGTGACAGCAGCAGCATACCTTcacaacaacatcatcatcatcatcagattTCAAGTATAAATGCAGATTCCGCAGCAGCCATGCAGCTTTTCCTCATGAATCCACAACCAAGGtcaccttctcctcctcctcctccaccaccacctcctcaacccacttcttcttctactcctcTACATCTTTTACTACCAAACCCATCCACTACTACTCCTCACGTGCAAGGGTTCCAGTCGTCCGCCGCCGCCTTCGGTAATACCTCAATTCCTAACTTGCAATTCACATGGGTCCCCGGCAGCAGCAGCGGAGATAACCAGAACAAACTTGGAGGAGGGCTTGTAGATAGCCAAGGGCTTTCGTTATCACTCTCATCATCTTTGCAACAATTCGAAGCGGCGAAAGCTGAGGAATTAAGAATGGGAGAAGGTGGAATGTTGTATTTCGGAAATACTGGTTCTACAGCGGCGGCGGCGGCTTCATACCAATCaatgaagaatttgagaaaccatcatcatcaagaacCATTACATTTGCAAGTTCAGAACCAGACCCATAATGGGCAAGTCCATGTTGGTTTTGGGTCATCATCTATAGGGGTAGTTAATGTTTTGAGGAATTCTAAGTACTCAAAACCTGCTAATGAGCTACTTGAAGAATTCTGCAGTGTTGGAAGAGGACAATTCAAGAATAAGAGACTTTCTActacctcaaaccctaaccctaatcaaGGTAATACCAGTGGTGCTGGTGCTGGTGCTGgtgcttctccttcttcttccaaggATATTCCTCCTTTATCTTCTGCTGATAGAATTGAATTCCAAAGAAGGAAGGTCAAGCTCATATCCATGGTTGATGAG GTTGATAGGAGATACAACCATTATTGTGAACAAATGCAAATGGTAGTAAACTCGTTCGACTCAGTGATGGGTTTCGGTGCAGCAACTCCTTACACGGTGTTAGCTCAGAAAGCGATGTCACGCCATTTCAGATGCTTAAAAGATGCCATTGCAGCACAGTTAAAGCATACATGTGAACTTCTAGGAGAGAAAGATGGTGTAGGAGCTTCTGGAGTTACTAAAGGAGAGACACCAAGACTTAAAAAGCTAGAACAAAGCCTTAGGCAACAACGAGCTTTTCATCAAATGGGTATGATGGAACAAGAAGCTTGGAGACCTCAGAGAGGTTTGCCTGAACGTTCCGTCAATATTCTGAGAGCTTGGCTTTTCGAACATTTTCTTCATCC GTACCCGAGCGATGCAGACAAGCATTTGTTGGCACGTCAGACTGGTTTATCAAGAAATCAG GTATCAAATTGGTTCATTAATGCAAGGGTTCGGTTGTGGAAACCCATGGTGGAAGATATGTACCAACAAGAGGCTaaggaagaagcagaagaagagagagacataaaaagagagagaaaccaacAAGGCCAAAGCAGCAGCTCTACCCAAACACCAACAGTGACAGCAGCAATGTCATTACCAACGACAACAGCAGGAGCAGCAGGAGCAGCAATGACTACATCATCTTCAACAACTACTTCCACAAATGCAGCAGGCAAAAGATCCGAAATCAATGCCCTTAGGGTTGATAACGACCCATCACTGGATGCAATCAATAGACAATGCTTCTCGGAAAACTATGCCAACCAGTCTtactcctccaccaccacctctctTCCTACCATGgcggccaccaccaccaccaactccaactccatagCTGCTCATCACGAAGACTTGTCAACGATGGCATTGCCTCAGCGTTTCTCAGCAACCCACTTACGCGACGACACTTGTCGAACACGTGGTGGCATCTTAGCTCCTAGTACTACTAATTATGGGACCACAACTGCCACTCTTATAAGGTTTGGGACcactcccaccaccaccaccaccacaacagGTGATGTCTCGCTCACTCTTGGGCTTCGACACGCCGGTAACTTGCCGGAGCAGAACCGGTACTCCGTTAGAGATTTTGGGGGATGTTGA